The window TCACTTACTGCGTTCTGCAAAGGCACAAAACAGTCAAGTCCAATTTGCAGCGCTACTGTGCTCCAGTAGCACACCGTCTTTGCCAAACACAATACTGGAAGGCTTCTGGGAAATCTCAAGcattcccccctctccccccaccaAAAAACCTGTTACTGATAAATACGGAACATAAAAATCTGAATTGTTTCATGCACACTAATAAGAATCATCTGACTCTGAACTGTAATGTACTCAACACTTGACAATTCCTTCAAGCTCACTCTAGGGAGCCCCCAGAACATCATTTCCAAGATTAACTATACGACACACTTAGGAAAGATGTGGGAAATAAAGGTAAAAAGGTACTGTAAAAGTTCTGAACGCATCACAGCAACATCCAACCTTCCAATTTGGGTCAGGAGAATATCAGATCAGAGGAGTTGCCACAAGAGATGCTTTTAAGCCAGAAATCAAGGAACACTTACCTTACAGAGTTGTTCTTTTCATCCAGATGGTTAACTTTAGAGAAAATATGCTCCCCATCTTCCTTTAAATCCTCTGCTTGCCTCCTTACTTCAACTGGGACTTCCTAAAAGTGGTTTATAGCACAAGTAAGACAGCAAGTCATCATGTTACAGACTCCTGAAAAATCTGTCATTATAGAACCTCTTATTTGTGGCTTTCCTCTGTTTGAATATACATGAAGTCAACAGCATAGCATGCCTCGAGCTTGTTTGGTTTTAAGTGGAGCAGTGTGCTATGTGACCTCTTGCACAGCACTACAGACCTGGCTGTACTCGAGCTTCTAGCTTAGTTTGTTCAACTACTGAAGGGTTTAACATCTATAAACCTCTGCAACTTTCATtaagcaaagacaaaaacacagcaaagaactGACAGAAGATTTGCTTACATCTTAGAACAGGCAAGTATGCACCGGCCTTTGAATCCCTGAGTGCGTACTTTAGATTCTCAGTACAACATATAGCATTGCCGTTCCAGAAATGTATTATCTCACTATCTTCAAACAACCGCACCCAAAGTATAGCTTTGCATTACAAACACCAAACCTACAGGAAATTTAATTGCACATTAGCCCTGAAATCATCCAAATGGTATATGCAAAACAACATCTTTATTTACTTCAGTCTGTTGTAAGCATCTTCAATGTACTTATCGCCATGCTTTCCAGGTGCCTAAACAGGTGTCTGCATTTTGCCCCAGGAGGCCTATACTGAACTTAAAGGCACTGACTAATAAACAAACCAGAAATGCATACATGGAATAGATTATATGATGATATTCTGCTGGGTAGgcaattatttaataatttagttgatttaattttcaaaataacttcCAGGTGAGTATTTCCAGGGCTGGAATCTCTACTCTTGTAAATTATCTGCATAGTTAAATATGCCTGCAAAGTTCAAAAATAACTTTTgcaaaacctgaagaaaaaaatacataaaaggaGTCCACAACTTTAGAAACCGACATATTTTCTAAGCTATTCTCATTCTATACGCACACGTGCtatatctatgtatatatgcatgcaATGTTTtcaatgagagaaaaaaaggaaagcatagTATGCCTCCCTCTTTTCTTGCAGAAGGTAAAGTTCAACCCAGGTTGTACACACTTCAACTCAAGACATATCAGACAGCCTTGTAGCAGCTTTCAACAACATATTTTAAGCACAGAACTGAAGAGACCAGGTTTCTCTGTTTACTTCCCTTGCCACCTGCCAGCCGTTCCCTGGCCCTGCTCTGTTAAAAATTAACTTAATATTTACTTGCAAGTTGAACAGATATTTGGCATCTCTCTATGGAATACATTTATAGTTCTTAAATCAACCAAGCTGACAAAAAATAAGACACTgagcagtttctttttttttccctgtagtgTAGCTTtaacagatacatttttttttcagatctctaAACGTCAGCAGGCTGAAGTTCTGTCCTACGTAGCTTCTCCACAAAGCAAgtttagaagagaaaatgcacagaaaatgaTCAGACCATCaataaaagtggaaaaatgtAGGTATTAAATTATTTCCCCTTGGAATATTTTTCCTCATAGTTCCAGAGAACAGCTTTAAGAAcgaagatggggaaggggggaagcAGCCACAATAATGAAGTGCTCCAAGTGCAAGACTGCTTTGATCCTCTTATATCTCTACTGTAAAACAGAGGACATTATCCAATCAACCagttcttttcttccagttggCTACAATATACAAGAAAGTATTTTATCCAATTGTTCTTTGCTACACAATCTTTGATCTCATAAGAGCTACATGTAACATTTATTCTATGACAGTGGAAAGGTTAACATCACATTACATGCACTCCTAAACTGGATATTTTCACAAAAACTACCTtgctctccctcccccctcacCTCCCCCTGCCTCTCATAGGCAATAAAAAGATTATACAAAAGCTGCTTATACCTGTTTGTAGAAATCAGTTGAAGGGGATGATCTAGACCTCTCATGGGTATACTGGGGTTTCTCATGCTGCTCATGGCTGACATCAAGGATGTTATCCGCTGAATGGTACCTTCCTGAACTCCTTGCCTCGATGGGCTTCCGCTGCTCTTTCCATTGTGCCTGATACTCCGCAAAGGTTCCCAGACGCTGTGGCTGTTCAGATTTCACAGTCCTATCGGCAGCCTTACTGCTGGGGCCGTGGTGGAAGCTACCTTTTGGAGCATGTGCAGTTTCAAGTCCAACAGAGGCTGCCCGACCTCTCCTCTCATGCCAGGACTCGTCTCCCTCCTGCCCGCCGTAAGCTTTCCTGTCTGCCCTCTCAGGCAGTCCCTCAGCTAGGCTGTGGGGAGTTGGTTTCTGTGCAGGCTTTCTACATGCAGGCTTActtgtttcttcaaaaaattTCCACCTGTCCGCAAATGAGCCCAAGGCTTCTTCAGATGTTTCTGGATGGCAGTGGGCACGACACTCATCCTCTGACATCCCCACTTCATTCATCTTCTCCGGTTCAGAGTAAGACttcagtttttgttctgttgtgaACCTCTTCCTGGCTCCAATGCGAGAAACATGATGAGTGCCACTCCCTGTAGGGTTCGGTTTAGCTTGCGTAGCCTCAAGGAATCCAGACACATCTTCAGAAACCAAAGCCAATAATGAAGAGTTGTAACTACCAGCTTTCCGTTCTGGTGACCTGGGGGGATattcagcagggctgggctccaAGTCCCGCCGCTTGAAGGAAGTTGCCCGCAGAACTCTGGCCTGCGCTTCCTTCAGGTGATCTTTGTAGGTGCTAGTAAAGTTCGTATCTGGGGAGGCGTTCACATTTTCTGCTGCATCTGGCTTCCCATTCTCGCTGCACTCCTCTGTTTCAGATGACCCTATTAAAGTAGCCGTGCTCCTACTTTTCTGCAGCTTTGCCCTTCTCATTTGGATCTCATTTCTCAGGGTTGTTGCAAAACGGTCGCTCCTTCGTGCCTGTTTAGACAAGTGATTATCAAATGGGGGCTGACGCTCTGTTACAGCTTCTGGGCTGCCGTCAGAGTGTTTTTTGCCTTCCTGAGCCAAAGAGTGCAACATTGGGGTCCTCTGAGGAGAGATCTTGCTACTCTCATCTTTTCCCCACCTGAAGTCTTTCTGAGCAGGCCTGTTTTCAGCAGTAAGGGCACAGCCCTTTCCATACTCCTGTTGACAGTACTTCATTTCACTTTCCTCAAATGTGCtctcaaagcttttcttttgccCAGACTTTTCAGCATGATTCGTTTTTTTAGCCTCTTCTACTACAGCAAACCTAACATCACTCTCTCTGTCCACTGTGTAATGACTACTGTTCTCACACCCTTCCAGACAAGACTCAACAGACTGTTGAGGTAGATAGCATTTTGGTTTTTGGGCCATCGTGACAACTGCAGGATTCTCATACGGTCCAAGAGAAACATCAGCCCCCGCTGCAGGTTTCCAGTTGTCATCCTTGAGCTGCAGTGGCTTTGAACTTCCCTGAGCAGGCTGTTTTGCTGTCACGCAATAATAGCGACTCTGTCCAGTGTTGTCCGCCTTCTGTTCAGCAGCACTGTTTGAAGAAGAGCAAGTGTTGAACAGCCTGGTGTGGTTTAGATTGTATCCATGAAAATGGTCAGCAGGCAACTCTTGAATACCACCGTAGGAGAGAAAAGGTTGCTGATCTTTAGGCGCAGCTAACATTCTTGTGTTGTgaaaaaaagtgctttcatCACTGTactggtgctggtggtggtAATTGTAAGCAGGCTGTGCAAACCGAACATCAGTGCTGGACAAGGATGACTGCAGCTTGCTCACAGTTCCTGCATGACTATTGTACCTTTCACCAACTGCAGAAAAAGCATGTTCCGAACTGAGATCTGATTTATAATTTGAGCCACCGACCTTCCTGTCACATGCTCTGGAAGGCCGCCGTTGCTGTTCCACAGTTTCTGAGTTCCAGTCATTCCTGGCCTGAGATCGGTTCAGGGCTGtaaagtgctgtgtgctggcacTCTCTGAGTATGCAGGGCCCTGGGCTTTCTCATGGCCTTTGGTAGCAGCAAAGCTGTCACTACGGAGAGGCGGAGGtggtgggggaggagaggaagattTCCTTTTATCTGGAACATACCAGACGGGCCCAAAGCTGGATCTTCCAGAGCCAGAGAGCTTGACGTCAGGGTGTTCCTCTATTCTGGGACTTCTGTTATTCTCGTACTGGATGGGAGCCGGCAAATATCCAGGTTTGTCCTCTATCCCACTGTAATCATTCAAAAACTGTCCAGACTTGTTTCCATATTTAGACGTCTCCCAGTGGCCTACTTTATACAGCATATTCTCTGTTGAAGAAGTGTCTGCATTGGATAGAGTGTGGTCAGGGGTGCTAGAACTTGTGGAGAAAGACCCATAGGCTGAATCTCGCTTATTTTGGCTCCCTAGATGGTCAATGCTACTATTAGACCTTGCAGAAGAAAGTCTTCCGTATTGGGCTACTTGTGGAGTTTGGTCCCAGCTGTCCATACTGCCCAAAGAGCTGAACTGGTCAGACGCACGATGGAGGCTTGACTGATCCCATGAGTTTGACAGGTCATGAGAAGAACAGCTGTggtaggaaacaaacaaaaaaagccccagAATAAATACAACAGTCAAAAAATTCCACGATGCAATTACAAATATTTGATCACTGATTTTATTAATACTGGTGAAATCCATCCATATGGCAGTTACTTCGGACAATCTAATGAAACTGAGAGTACAGACACAAAGTCGGGGCTTTAATTTTACATTCTGCCTCCAATCCAAAACTTGAAACCTCAGAAATTAATGGAAGACTCCTTTCTACCTATACCACTAAGTAATATTTACCTCCTTCAAAGGTCTCCTTTCCCTATGCAAACTtattttgcagtttattttgCAAGCATCTTGATACTTCCAACTACTAAACCCTGTGCACTTCCCTGTTCACCTTCAATAAACTCACTCTAAACACAAAGTTAATCCTTTGTCTTCATTATCCAAACCCACCCATTcatacagtattttcatttcaaaatgaaggtTTACTAAAAACATTCGCCTCAAATTCCACCATTTCAGTTCTGAGTCTCCACGTGAACCTCGCCAATCTGCTTTCAAACCACTCTCAGTTTGATGTTCTAACAAAAAAGTCATTCAATTCTATCCAATTACATACCATTGTCAGGCATCTCAAACAATTTAATTTCTGCTtggacaaaacaaaacctacgacctttcttcaaaaatcctTATCATCATCTCTCTGTCACTCATTCTTGTACAGAAGTGTCATCTTTGACATGGTACTTTCTCTGTCACATTTGTCTTGGTACTATTTCAAAACCTTGCTGCTTGTGTTCTCTTCCTCGCTGCaatcagctttgttttgtttctttcaacttcttgttattatttttcatagcaCACACCTACTGTCAATCCAAGACAATGATGGATGAGACGACCGTCTTTCCAATCACTCTCACATCTTCCTGTCTGAACTTCACTGCCAGCCCCCCTGATTTATATATCAATTCAAATTCCTGTCTTTGCATGAAAAACCCCTTGGTAGAAATCCCAGAACTGTTCCAATTCCCTGTAGCTGTAATTATACGCAGCATCTATCAAATCTTGCGCAGCAAAGGAAGCATCTATTCAATCTTGTGCAGTAAAGAAATTTGTGAACACTACTACTGAAATAAGATTAGCCAACATAAAAAAAGTACCAAGAGTGATACaggtcttttttctttgtctgtcaaaaatactgtaaaaagaaaactgaacagtTCTTTGGGATTCAGTTTTAACATAGGAACTACAGGGTTTTTATATTACTACAGCTTTGGAATTTTTTTACACAACACGATCAAAAACAACTTACAGGAAGTAAGGGAAGGCAtactttgcatttgttttctaaaagcaAGTTTTTGACAAGATGACCCAGCAGTGACCTCATCTggtattttcatttgttctttcattttcagcatttcaaagcatttcactAGACACTTAAAAGTATCTACTTTTACTTCTTACTTTTACAGATACTATAGCACATGTAAAAAGTGTCTCAGTCGTTAGGATCTCTGTTATTAATGAAGAACTTAAGCTAGATATAGATATGAATTGCTGTGCTTTTGAATTGCAGCTTTCTTCCCACTTTTCAGCACTATGACAACACATGGCACTGACTGAAATAAAGATGACACTTCTGCCTCTATTTCCAGTTTACAGATCTGTTGATTTCAAATGTGAAGCAGAAACAATCAGTGTAAGAGCTCAGTGGTCTGCTAGAAAACACTTAATGGAAACCtaataaatgcaataaaaactTCATAGAAAAGACAGCAAAGTTCCTAATGATGTGTTATTGCAAAGCACAACCTCCCATGGTTCCTTCCTTGAGAGGTAATCCTCCCACACATTCTGGCATAAAAGGCAGTCCAAGAGCCACTTCTAGTGGCATTCCAGACTGTCCTCCCCTCAATTTcttattttagtttttgtttgtttgtttgtttgtatgtttttctgttttttccccagtggaTTCACAAAAGTATCTATTGAAGATTGAGAAATAAATCTGAGAAATAATctatgaatttttcttttttgtccaCTTTGGCCAGCAAGCCCATCCCAAACCTGAGGATGAGTTCCTTCTTCTGGGTCCTCCCAGAAATGATATCATCTCAGCAAATCAGGCAACATTCAGGCCACATGGACTTACAGATCAGGCATATATGACTCTAATTTTCCTCAAAATCTCAGTTTAAGCAGGCTTCTCAAAGCTTACTAGCCTTACACTCACACTTTTAAGGCCATAACAAAATAAAGGAGATAACTGGTTTCAGCTACACACCTggggagaatgaaaaaaaaagcagttataAGTTCCTCTTTTATAGGATATCctatgggaagaaaatgtggGGTCTAAACTCTTAGCAACTTGAGACACCCAGAAAAATGCTGTCAGCCATAGTGGGCTAGGATGGGCTACAAAAAAAGTCTACACCACTTTGTGAAAGCATTTCTTAGTGGGAAATTAAGGCTTATGAGATCTGAGTCGCTAGCCCTGCCATTGAAGTGTTTGAAGCTCCCACACTCAGCCCAGCACTCCCAAGATCATTTACAGCTTTTGCACAGAAGTCACATGATagaaaatacacacagaatGGTGGATGTGGACATGAGGGCTCCAGAACTACGCCCTTTCCTATTTACACAAgtctcttctgctctttccttctctaGCTTTGTGCACCTTATCAAAAGTTCGAGTTCAGTGAGCAGgccaaaaaagaaacaaaccaaaaccaaacaaataaacccATGCCTTAATCTAGCATCTACCTCGCTAGCAATGACAATTTTCAGAGGGTTATTTGGATCAGCTGCACCTTCCCTTCTCTCAAATCCAGATATATCCTGCCTGGAAAACAACAGGCATCTCTCCTCTTGGTTGAGCTCTCCATGATTTACAGGTGATTTAGTTCTCACACTCACAGAGAGAACCAGGGTATTACATTCAGAACAGGTTTTAGGCTGTGAAGATCAGTCTCATATGCTTAGCTCAAGGAAGCATAAGAATCTCCAGAATTCATAACCATTCATAACCAGAATTCAACCATAAGaatctctgcctttctttttctttctttcttttctttttttcttttttcttttttttttttttcagactagCAAGGCCAAGGAAACCCACTTTGGAACTGCGATTCTCAAAAAATCCAAATCCTTTAGCTGGCACTTCAGGACTGTTAGAATTCCAGGAGCCACCATGTGAATTCAGCTCAGTTGTGGAAATAGTCTTGGACACCAGGTGTGACAAATCTCCAAAGTAAATCATCTTTCAACAGCCAGGCTTTCAAGTGGGCAGCACGGGTGATTGATAGGTTCAGAAACAGCAACACCCTGGAAACCCTGGTATTAAGACTGTGCTCAAACTCTTCTAGTAGCATCTGAGAGAACAGAATTTGCCCTTCTTATTAAAAGTTTTGTCTATCAGAGGTTGCTGATATTTTTCATATGTAGGAGGAAAGAATTGCAGCagtccccttccccttttcctttagGCTGAAACATGCTGCAAACTGCATGgaaaccaaatgaaaaacagatacTTTAAATATTGCCAGCTCCTGTCAAATCACACTTTCAGAGGTGTGTCTCGTAGTACGTTACTTTCACAAGGTACAAGGACAACCATAAAGAAACACATGAAGCGTGTATCAATTTACACCTCAGTCAAGAGATTCAGTAggctgaaagcagaaatattctTAAGTTAGCATTGCAACTCAGAACTGGAAGGATTTGGGGaacttctgaattttgtttcctGTACAAGAAATCTTACTATCTACAAATGTATAACTCTAATTCAGCCTATTTACAGAAACCTTAAATACAAACTCTacaaataaatgtaaaacagaagcaattaTAATCAAGGATTGGAGTAATACATTATGTGCTAACAATTCTGCTCATGAAGTGttatgaaatgcattttgaaaactaTTTCCTTCTAAATGTTCACTTTCGCATGTTATGCAATGGCAGATagcaagttatttttaaaacatcagggaacttcaaaagaaatcaaacaatgaaaaaaagattttaataatGGCATAAAATATAATCTTAAATTATGAATTTCTTCCattctgttttaaagagaaTATACAATTAATAAGTAGAGAAAACACAAGCCTCCTTTCCATGTAGAGACTGTAAGACTGATTTCCTTTAATGCCCAGCCTAACTATGGCTCAATTGTGaacagactgaagaaaaaagcaacaaaacaaacaaaaaagtcctTGTGAAAATACTTAGGAATGTTACCTACAAGCAGAAATCATACAAGAGCCTGCAACTATATGCAAGCAGGCATTATTTCAAATTTCACAACTAGAACTGCCCAAGTGACAGCCTTTCTTCCATAGCGTTGAATGCGACCTAACAAATATTAAGGTGCTTTAAACAATAGCCGCAACAACTTTCAGTGTTTATCTCTCTCCACAAGCAAGAACAGCCATAGGAATGATCAGATTACAGAAAGATAATTTAACTAATAAAACCAGTAATACTCTAAAGTCTAACAGGAAAATACTCTGTACCCTCCCTTTAGGAAAAGGCTTTCTAGTATTCTATGAcagtatttttctatttgtccTTCCCTTGCTATTTCATTTCAAGTACGTTAATTTTGATGGTTTCTTTTTGCTTACAAATGTTTAGGACTTTGCACTGCacatggaaatgaaatgcagagctACAAACACAACTTTTTTGACTGCCTTAAAAACTAGTTTCTTACCTTTCAGTCACTTATCACatattgtttctgaaaatatccATGTGTAAAGCTTCCAGGGCTCCTTCTTCAAGCATTGAGAGGACAggaaataataaagtaaaatgcAATACTGCGTTTGGGGTTTAAAAAGCACTCAACATGACCCACACTAATCATGCCTTTCCATGGGAGCTTAATGCACGTAACTTCAGCAGAGTCTCACCTTGCATGATACCGTGAGTGCCAGGAAGTGCAGGCATTGGATGAAGGAAGGTGTGACGTGGCTGTCTCAGGCTGACTTTCTGTAAACTTGGTTGCATGCCAGGAGTGAGGCCTGCAGGCTAGgtcatttcttctgaaaacagagaggaagagtGTATGAGTTTAATGCAAACAGTTCAGCAAGGTGACacaaagcaataaaacattaaaaaaaaaaatgaaactatcAGGGCAGTAGTCGCATAGACAGCATAGAAATACAATAACTTCAAGTGACAATGAACTAGGTGATGTTCTACATGCATGCCAGTTTTGAAAAGCTAACCAACATTCCTTTAAAATGCTTGAGGCAGAGAAATACCAATACTCTCCAAGGTTTGTGCTACTGTGGGTTTTATTGCAGTTTTTATGATGGAGGAGAGGCTgtcctttttgttttggtttgttttctttgagtgGCCAAGACAGAAGAACACAAATTTTGGAGTACCTGAAAAATCTACAGAGCTTTAACACCTCAAGCTAATAACGAACTTCAACAACTCTTTCAGAACACGACAACAGTATAGTAGGGCTTCAGTAAGGTTATTCTATAGCTATGTGCTTATGGAAGATGGGAAGAAGGATTAATGACGTTGCTTCATACAGGTCAGTAAGGGTGACATAACTAATAATTCCAACAGTAAGCTCTCAGGGCACGTATTCCAAACCTTTCTGTAAAGCTGTTCTAAGCCCCTCTGCCCCTTTCCTCTGGTCAGGAACTAATATTAagagctttcatttccttctccaagGGCTTTGTAATGCCTCTCAACACTCATGAAAGAAGCATTCTCCTTCCCCAGTGTTATATAAGCCTTCTGGATGGGATTCACCTATTTGTGTCTCAGCAAATGCATGCCCAGCACAGGCCGTTTGTCTAGACTCTCTCAATTGCCTTGGGTATAAAACAGAAACCTCCTGAAGATAATTcgttctgtcttttcctttggaTCTTCCTGGGAAAACTGTAAGCTAAAATTTAGATCAGATTTAAGACAAGACAAATCCCATCCTTTGAAGTCACAGTCTGAACCAAAAGCTTATAGGACCTCAACTCTTACGGGTTTTTTTTCAATGTACTTATGTATTTCACTTATGTAATTGTggttttttaaacagtaatttaTCTAAGTTACAAAATCAttcacaaagcacagaaagtgtTCCCAACTCTCCATTTACACTCTAAAGGCAGTTCTACGTTTTTTTATTCATCTCTCTTTTTCAAATGTGGGTTATCAGACAGCCACTAGAAAACAAAACCGAAGCTCATTATAAGCCCAGTATCTTCAAAACAGATCCAATTTGACCACATGGCTTTTTGGAGTACATTCAGGAACATCTGATGAATTCAGTGATGAATTGCCTTTCCAAACTCTGCATGCATGGTTATAAAAGGAGAATAATAATACTACAGGGAAGCTGTAATTTCACTAAGAAGTGTGGCATCATTACTGTTgctaaaaaaagaagtaattgtTTCCGTAAACAAAAGCCTACTCTTCCGCACatgacaaaagagaaaacagctgagcagagcatCAATATGTTCCTCCTTGGTAGGATATGAAATTAAGAAAGTGAATGGAGAAGACAAAATACTCTCTGtgaaaacaagtgaaaattCTTCACTTCAGCCACACAGTGCTCAGCTCCAGACAGTCCTTACATATTCCAAGCACCCCAAGTTTATACTCAGGTATGGGGAAGGAATATTCCATCgttcagctgcacagagcattGAAGGGTTTCCTCTCCACCGCTTACTCTAACGTTATTGGTATCAGCTAGGCAAACTGCAAATGAACATTTAGGAAAGTTCAATATAACTTTCAGGCATCAATTCAGCAAAAAAGCTTGTTATGAGACAATTACTTTAGCACTGTGAACAAAGGAAACACAAGACTAGAAAACTAGCACAACACAAGCAACGTTTGGATCGTGAGGAGACCAAGGTTAGGAAAGGAGGACTTCTGCAATGGTTTGCTATGGATTTGGCATACGGTAGGAGGAATTCAGTCAGTGGGAAGGAACAAAAGGGATGCACTTGTGAAGTCAATACTGTACCTCATGGAACTTCTCAATATCTTCATAAGATAATTTCTCGCCTCATTAACATCATTTTCAGATGGCATTTCCTGTGCTACAATATCCACCACCACTTTcatcttcctgagcagccaAGCAAGGGAGGAACAGACTGGACTGAGTTGTGATGTGAAGCAAGTCAAGTGTACAAGAACTATTAAGATCTGCTTCATTTTGGTATCAGTGGACAAGTATAATTTtgagggtattttttttttttttttttttttttttggacatcatcatgtttatttttgcatGAACGGTCTAAAAATACTCATGGGATACCTGCAGGGTGGAATCAACTAGACACCTGCTTTTGATGAAGCCTGCAACATGACTAAAACCTAATTTACTAAGCATAATAAACACTGCCTTCTGTTGGACTCACATCATTTAATTACATTTAGTATTTCCTGCACTTCAAGAAACTATTTTTCTAACAATAAACAGAGCAATACTTGAATACAGATTCCAAACCTCAGCATAAATGAGTAGGGGAACTGGAAATAAAAGACTAAaagcctgaaaaacagaatattttgcagGCAACTGAAGAAGCTGGAAGCACAGCATTTATATTCTAATATAACGTTTCTGTGTTAATTCTGAGTGACAGAATGAGATCATCTGAACCTGAATGCAGAAACCGCATAGCATAAATGGAAACATTAATAAAAGTGTCTCACTGAGATTGTCTTTCTACCAATACATCTGCAAAAactgctggaaggaaaacatCAATAAGTAGCGAAGATACGATACAGAGGGAAAATCAATTTCTATCAGTTATAGGCAGTGTGTTACAGTTGTATTGATGACATGTGGTGAGCAAATATTTAAGCAATAAACCTACCTTTCCTTTATTGTTCTTCAGAATAAATCTGTCCTTTTACAGCTACTGTTTGGAAGTCATTAAAACATTCTGAATTTCACAGGGTACAGAGCTTAGTGGCTTAGATACAGTAGCAATACTGATTTGAtatgagaacaaagaaaagagagagaaagagagaaaaaaataagcttctCTGACCAACAATGAAAACCTAATCAAACCAGGCAAGTGTGGGAAAAATAACGAAAGTCAGAAAAGATTTGATTAAGTAAAGATTTAAGAATTcagataatttttattttcagttcatagaatcatggaatcaccaaggttggaaaagacatctaagatcatccagttcaactgtccacctatcaccagtatttccccactaaacatttcttgaacacctctagggatggtgaatccatcacctccctgggcagcccattccagtgcctggcctctctttcagataagaaatttttcctaactttCAATCTGAATCTCacctggtgcaatttgaggccattccctctcaccTACCTCTAGTTGTGTGGGAGAAGAGATCaacccccacctcgccacaacctccttttaggTAGTAatagagagctataaggtctcccctgagcctcctcttctccagactgaacaatcccagctatTTCAAGCTGCTCCCCGTAAGACtcgtgctccagacccctcacagcttcgcTGTCCTTCCCCAAACGCGCttcagggcctcgatgtctttcttgtactgaggggcccaaaactgaacacagtattcaagg of the Gallus gallus isolate bGalGal1 chromosome 1, bGalGal1.mat.broiler.GRCg7b, whole genome shotgun sequence genome contains:
- the SHROOM2 gene encoding protein Shroom2 isoform X1 — encoded protein: MEDVGLRSGRERLPSAVLVEPVVLMVEQRAAEGYRLVEVLLTGGAPWGFTLKGGREHGEPLIITKIEDGSKAASVDKLLAGDEIVGINDVGLSGFRQEAICLVKGSHKTLKLVVKRRNDLACRPHSWHATKFTESQPETATSHLPSSNACTSWHSRYHASCSSHDLSNSWDQSSLHRASDQFSSLGSMDSWDQTPQVAQYGRLSSARSNSSIDHLGSQNKRDSAYGSFSTSSSTPDHTLSNADTSSTENMLYKVGHWETSKYGNKSGQFLNDYSGIEDKPGYLPAPIQYENNRSPRIEEHPDVKLSGSGRSSFGPVWYVPDKRKSSSPPPPPPPLRSDSFAATKGHEKAQGPAYSESASTQHFTALNRSQARNDWNSETVEQQRRPSRACDRKVGGSNYKSDLSSEHAFSAVGERYNSHAGTVSKLQSSLSSTDVRFAQPAYNYHHQHQYSDESTFFHNTRMLAAPKDQQPFLSYGGIQELPADHFHGYNLNHTRLFNTCSSSNSAAEQKADNTGQSRYYCVTAKQPAQGSSKPLQLKDDNWKPAAGADVSLGPYENPAVVTMAQKPKCYLPQQSVESCLEGCENSSHYTVDRESDVRFAVVEEAKKTNHAEKSGQKKSFESTFEESEMKYCQQEYGKGCALTAENRPAQKDFRWGKDESSKISPQRTPMLHSLAQEGKKHSDGSPEAVTERQPPFDNHLSKQARRSDRFATTLRNEIQMRRAKLQKSRSTATLIGSSETEECSENGKPDAAENVNASPDTNFTSTYKDHLKEAQARVLRATSFKRRDLEPSPAEYPPRSPERKAGSYNSSLLALVSEDVSGFLEATQAKPNPTGSGTHHVSRIGARKRFTTEQKLKSYSEPEKMNEVGMSEDECRAHCHPETSEEALGSFADRWKFFEETSKPACRKPAQKPTPHSLAEGLPERADRKAYGGQEGDESWHERRGRAASVGLETAHAPKGSFHHGPSSKAADRTVKSEQPQRLGTFAEYQAQWKEQRKPIEARSSGRYHSADNILDVSHEQHEKPQYTHERSRSSPSTDFYKQEVPVEVRRQAEDLKEDGEHIFSKVNHLDEKNNSVRQAGIGALRENPREKRDQLDQNIGHKWKASVRPLHAREPAVLSHESRGRSGTLPSDYRYSRENVNEKSKDCSLPHLSCSEPQSLNENHSHLSQGTGEENHRTEPALLNKKRGPAPQRPPPPKRDKYRRPDNSAPSLGASSESLLAAPSRPFPSSSPSSAEVFTNHSSLCESPTAFNGKLKSDNPQELLQASSTENVCQHLEEKTHLKSKSVLTSSKYRYLQKPHMETSRSPSPQFAPQKLTDKPPVSVQDDNPARIERVIDNNTTVKMVPIKIVHSESSAEKESRQSLVSTMEPPALPSGLEKDQIKTLSTSEQSYSRFCAYTRQGVEPEPETKTKPTDPQPAEEPGNNLKDSSAAVPVVSYVKAKEKTLEDWKSEELAREIVGRDKSLADILDPNVKIKTAMDLMVGIFPKDEHLLEEAQQRRKLLPKVPSPKISEEKKEEQNAPSAISLTTNSTYYSTSAPKAELLIKMKDMQEQQQQQQSEDDSEDELDHDLSEKKQELIDSISRKLQVLREARETLLEDIHANNILGEEVEAIVKEVCKPNEFDKFKMFIGDLDKVVNLLLSLSGRLARVENALNNLDENTSPEERRTLVEKQKLLTQQHEDAKELKENLDRRERIVFDILANYLSEENLADYEHFVKMKSALIIEQRELEDKIKLGEEQLKCLTDSLQPERLK